Proteins encoded together in one Bos indicus isolate NIAB-ARS_2022 breed Sahiwal x Tharparkar chromosome 3, NIAB-ARS_B.indTharparkar_mat_pri_1.0, whole genome shotgun sequence window:
- the POGZ gene encoding pogo transposable element with ZNF domain isoform X4, whose translation MADTDLFMECEEEELEPWQKISDVIEDSVVEDYNSVDKTTTAGNSLVQQGGQPLILTQNPAPGLGTMVTQPVLRPVQVMQNANHVTSSPVASQPIFITTQGFPVRNVRPVQNAMNQVGIVLNVQQGQTVRPITLVPAPGTQFVKPTVGVPQVFSQMTPVRPGSTMPVRPTTNTFTTVIPATLTIRSTVPQSQSQSTKSTPSTSTTPTATQPTSLGHLAVQPPGQSSQTQNPKLVSIASFVTVKRPGVTGENSNEVAKLVNTLNTIPSLGQSPGPVVVSNNSSAHGSQRTSGPESSMKVTSPIPVFDLQDGGRKICPQCNAHFRVTEALRGHMCYCCPEMVEYQKKGKSLDSEPSVPSAAKPPSPEKTAPVASTPSSTPIPALSPPTKVPEPNENVGDAVQTKLIMLVDDFYYGRDGGTVAQLTNFPKVATSFRCPHCTKRLKNNIRFMNHMKHHVELDQQNGEVDGHTICQHCYRQFSTPFQLQCHLENVHSPYESTTKCKICEWAFESEPLFLQHMKDTHKPGEMPYVCQVCQYRSSLYSEVDVHFRMIHEDTRHLLCPYCLKVFKNGSAFQQHYMRHQKRNVYHCNKCRLQFLFAKDKIEHKLQHHKTFRKPKQLEGLKPGTKVTIRASRGQPRTAPVPSSDGPPGSLQEAAPLASSADPLPVFLYPPVQRNVQKRAVRKMSVMGRQTCLECSFEIPDFPNHFPTYVHCSLCRYSTCCSRAYANHMINNHVPRKSPKYLALFKNSVSGSKLACTSCTFVTSVGDAMAKHLVFNPSHRSSSILPRGLTWISHSRHGQTRDRAHDRNLKNLYPPPSFSSNKAATVKSAGVTPAEPEELPAPVAQALPSPASTATPPPTPTHLQTLALPPLAAEEAECLNVDDQDEGSPVTQEPEPASGGGSSSGIGKKEQLSVKKLRVVLFALCCNTEQAAEHFRNPQRRIRRWLRRFQASQGESLEGKYLSLEAEEKLAEWVLTQREQQLPVNEETLFQKATKIGRSLEGGFKISYEWAVRFMLRHHLTPHARRAVAHTLPKDVAENAGLFIEFVQRQIHNQDLSLSMIVAIDEVSLFLDTEVLSSEDRKENALQTVGTGEPWCDVVLAILADGTVLPTLVFYRGQVDQPANVPDSILLEAKESGYSDDEIMELWSTRVWQKHTACQRSKGMLVMDCHRTHLSEEVLAMLSASSTLPAVIPAGCSSKIQPLDVCIKRTVKNFLHKKWKEQAREMADTACDSDVLLQLVLVWLAEVLGVIGDCPELVQRSFLVASVLPGPDGNMNSPTRNADMQEELIASLEEQLKLSGEQSEEPSASTPRPRSSPEETIEPESLHQLFEGESETESFYGFEEADLDLMEI comes from the exons ATGGCGGACACCGACCTGTTTATGGAATGTGAGGAGGAGGAGTTGGAGCCATGGCAGAAAATCAGTGATGTCATTGAGGATTCTGTAGTTGAGGACTATAATTCAGTGGATAAAACTACTACAG CTGGCAATTCTTTGGTCCAACAAGGTGGACAGCCACTCATCCTAACCCAGAATCCAGCCCCAGGTCTCGGTACAATGGTTACTCAACCAGTATTGAGGCCTGTGCAGGTCATGCAGAATGCCAACCATGTGACTAGTTCGCCGGTAGCCTCACAGCCAATATTTATCACTACACAG GGATTTCCTGTAAGAAATGTCCGGCCTGTACAAAATGCAATGAATCAGGTTGGGATTGTGTTGAACGTACAGCAAGGCCAAACGGTTAGACCAATTACACTAGTCCCAG CCCCAGGTACCCAGTTTGTTAAGCCGACAGTTGGCGTCCCACAAGTGTTCTCTCAGATGACCCCTGTGAGGCCAGGCTCCACGATGCCTGTGCGGCCCACCACCAACACCTTCACCACCGTCATCCCAGCCACTCTCACCATTCGAAGCACCGTCCCACAGTCCCAGTCCCAGTCGACCAAGTCCACTCCCAGCACTTCCACCACACCCACTGCCACACAGCCGACCTCACTGGGGCACCTTGCTGTCCAGCCCCCAGGCCAATCCAGCCAGACTCAGAACCCCAAACTAG TGAGCATTGCCAGCTTTGTCACTGTGAAGCGACCTGGTGTTACAGGTGAAAATAGCAATGAAGTGGCCAAACTGGTGAATACCCTTAACACCATCCCTTCCCTGGGCCAGAGTCCTGGGCCAGTGGTGGTATCCAACAACAGCTCCGCACATGGCTCTCAAAGAACCAGCGGGCCTGAGTCTTCAATGAAAG TGACCTCGCCCATCCCAGTGTTTGATCTCCAGGATGGTGGACGGAAGATATGTCCACAGTGTAATGCTCACTTCCGTGTTACTGAAGCTCTGAGAGGTCACATGTGT tactgttgcccagaaatgGTTGAAtaccagaagaaaggaaaatctctGGATTCAGAACCCAGTGTCCCATCAGCAGCAAAGCCCCCATCCCCTGAGAAAACAGCTCCTGTTGCTTCCACTCCCTCTTCTACACCTATTCCTGCTCTGTCACCACCTACCAAAGTACCAGAGCCAAATGAGAATGTGGGTGATGCTGTCCAGACCAAGCTCATTATGCTAGTAGATGACTTCTACTATGGACGGGATGGTGGCACAGTAGCCCAGCTCACAAACTTCCCTAAGGTCGCCACATCTTTCCGATGCCCACATTGTACCAAAAGGCTAAAAAACAACATTCG ATTTATGAACCATATGAAACATCATGTAGAGCTTGATCAGCAGAATGGTGAGGTGGACGGTCATACTATCTGCCAGCACTGCTATCGTCAGTTTTCCACTCCCTTCCAGCTCCAGTGCCACTTGGAAAATGTTCATAGTCCCTATGAATCAACTA CCAAGTGCAAGATCTGTGAGTGGGCATTTGAGAGTGAGCCCCTGTTTCTCCAGCATATGAAGGATACTCACAAGCCTGGAGAGATGCCTTATGTTTGCCAG GTGTGTCAGTACCGCTCCTCACTCTACTCTGAGGTAGACGTCCACTTCCGGATGATCCATGAGGATACTCGGCACCTGCTCTGCCCTTATTGCTTGAAGGTCTTCAAAAATGGCAGTGCGTTCCAACAGCATTACATGAGGCACCAG aagAGGAATGTTTATCACTGCAACAAATGCCGGCTGCAGTTTCTCTTTGCCAAGGACAAAATTGAACACAAGCTGCAGCACCATAAAACCTTCCGTAAACCCAAGCAGCTGGAAGGTTTGAAACCAGGCACCAAG GTGACAATCCGGGCTTCCCGAGGGCAGCCACGAACTGCTCCTGTACCCTCCAGTGATGGACCTCCTGGCAGCTTGCAGGAAGCAGCACCACTGGCCTCCTCAGCAGACCCTCTGCCCGTCTTCCTTTACCCCCCTGTGCAGCGCAACGTCCAGAAGAGAGCTGTTAGGAAAAT GAGTGTCATGGGCCGGCAGACGTGTCTGGAGTGCAGCTTTGAGATCCCAGACTTCCCCAATCATTTCCCTACTTACGTTCATTGCTCTCTGTGTCGCTATAGTACCTGCTGTTCTCGAGCTTACGCCAACCATATGATCAA CAATCATGTTCCACGGAAGAGCCCCAAGTATTTGGCTTTGTTTAAAAATTCTGTGAG TGGAAGCAAGCTGGCCTGCACTTCATGTACCTTTGTTACCTCTGTGGGAGATGCCATGGCTAAGCATTTGGTATTCAACCCTTCTCATAGATCCAGTAGCATCCTGCCACGGG GACTCACTTGGATATCTCACTCAAG GCATGGCCAGACTCGTGACCGAGCGCACGACCGGAACTTGAAAAACTTgtaccctcctccttccttctcctctaaTAAAGCTGCCACTGTGAAGTCTGCTGGAGTCACCCCAGCTGAGCCTGAAGAGCTGCCAGCTCCCGTGGCCCAGGCACTCCCGTCACCGGCCTCAACTGcaaccccaccacccacccccacgcATCTCCAGACTTTAGCCCTTCCACCCTTGGCTGCAGAGGAGGCCGAATGTCTGAATGTTGATGACCAGGATGAAGGGAGCCCAGTCACCCAGGAGCCTGAGCCAGCATCAGGGGGTGGTAGTAGCAGTGGGATTGGCAAGAAAGAGCAGCTTTCTGTGAAGAAGCTTCGAGTGGTCCTGTTTGCCCTATGCTGCAACACAGAACAGGCAGCTGAACACTTCCGAAACCCCCAGCGACGCATCCGGCGTTGGCTTCGGCGCTTCCAGGCCTCTCAGGGGGAGAGTCTAGAGGGCAAGTATCTGAGCTTAGAGGCAGAAGAGAAACTGGCTGAGTGGGTGCTGACCCAGCGAGAGCAACAGCTACCTGTAAATGAGGAGACCTTGTTCCAGAAAGCCACCAAAATAGGACGTTCCTTGGAGGGGGGATTTAAGATCTCATACGAGTGGGCTGTGCGTTTCATGCTACGGCACCACCTGACTCCCCACGCACGGCGCGCTGTGGCCCACACTCTACCTAAGGATGTGGCAGAGAATGCAGGactcttcattgaatttgtaCAACGGCAAATTCACAACCAGGACTTGTCCTTGTCTATGATTGTGGCTATTGATGAGGTCTCCTTGTTCCTTGATACGGAGGTACTGAGCAGTGAAGACCGAAAGGAGAATGCTCTGCAGACAGTGGGCACAGGGGAGCCTTGGTGTGACGTGGTGCTGGCCATTCTGGCAGATGGCACTGTCCTCCCTACCCTGGTTTTCTACCGAGGACAGGTGGATCAGCCTGCTAACGTGCCAGACTCTATCTTGCTAGAGGCGAAGGAGAGTGGCTACAGTGACGATGAGATCATGGAGCTGTGGTCAACCCGAGTGTGGCAAAAACATACGGCTTGCCAGCGCAGCAAAGGCATGCTGGTGATGGACTGCCACCGCACTCACTTATCAGAAGAGGTGCTGGCCATGCTTAGTGCCTCTAGCACTTTGCCTGCGGTCATCCCCGCAGGCTGCAGCTCCAAAATCCAGCCATTAGATGTATGCATCAAGCGGACTGTCAAGAACTTCCTGCACAAAAAGTGGAAGGAGCAGGCTCGGGAAATGGCAGATACTGCGTGTGATTCTGATGTCCTGCTTCAGCTAGTTCTGGTCTGGCTGGCTGAGGTGCTTGGTGTTATCGGGGACTGTCCAGAGCTAGTTCAgcggtccttcctggtggctagCGTTCTGCCTGGCCCTGATGGCAACATGAACTCACCCACACGAAACGCTGACATGCAGGAGGAGCTAATTGCCTCCCTAGAGGAGCAGCTAAAGCTGAGTGGGGAACAGTCCGAGGAACCCTCAGCTTCCACTCCTCGACCCAGGTCATCTCCTGAAGAGACAATTGAGCCTGAAAGCCTTCACCAGCTCTTTGAGGGTGAAAGCGAGACCGAGTCTTTCTATGGCTTTGAAGAAGCTGACCTAGATCTGATGGAGATTTGA
- the POGZ gene encoding pogo transposable element with ZNF domain isoform X6, translating to MADTDLFMECEEEELEPWQKISDVIEDSVVEDYNSVDKTTTAGNSLVQQGGQPLILTQNPAPGLGTMVTQPVLRPVQVMQNANHVTSSPVASQPIFITTQGFPVRNVRPVQNAMNQVGIVLNVQQGQTVRPITLVPAPGTQFVKPTVGVPQVFSQMTPVRPGSTMPVRPTTNTFTTVIPATLTIRSTVPQSQSQSTKSTPSTSTTPTATQPTSLGHLAVQPPGQSSQTQNPKLVTSPIPVFDLQDGGRKICPQCNAHFRVTEALRGHMCYCCPEMVEYQKKGKSLDSEPSVPSAAKPPSPEKTAPVASTPSSTPIPALSPPTKVPEPNENVGDAVQTKLIMLVDDFYYGRDGGTVAQLTNFPKVATSFRCPHCTKRLKNNIRFMNHMKHHVELDQQNGEVDGHTICQHCYRQFSTPFQLQCHLENVHSPYESTTKCKICEWAFESEPLFLQHMKDTHKPGEMPYVCQVCQYRSSLYSEVDVHFRMIHEDTRHLLCPYCLKVFKNGSAFQQHYMRHQKRNVYHCNKCRLQFLFAKDKIEHKLQHHKTFRKPKQLEGLKPGTKVTIRASRGQPRTAPVPSSDGPPGSLQEAAPLASSADPLPVFLYPPVQRNVQKRAVRKMSVMGRQTCLECSFEIPDFPNHFPTYVHCSLCRYSTCCSRAYANHMINNHVPRKSPKYLALFKNSVSGSKLACTSCTFVTSVGDAMAKHLVFNPSHRSSSILPRGLTWISHSRHGQTRDRAHDRNLKNLYPPPSFSSNKAATVKSAGVTPAEPEELPAPVAQALPSPASTATPPPTPTHLQTLALPPLAAEEAECLNVDDQDEGSPVTQEPEPASGGGSSSGIGKKEQLSVKKLRVVLFALCCNTEQAAEHFRNPQRRIRRWLRRFQASQGESLEGKYLSLEAEEKLAEWVLTQREQQLPVNEETLFQKATKIGRSLEGGFKISYEWAVRFMLRHHLTPHARRAVAHTLPKDVAENAGLFIEFVQRQIHNQDLSLSMIVAIDEVSLFLDTEVLSSEDRKENALQTVGTGEPWCDVVLAILADGTVLPTLVFYRGQVDQPANVPDSILLEAKESGYSDDEIMELWSTRVWQKHTACQRSKGMLVMDCHRTHLSEEVLAMLSASSTLPAVIPAGCSSKIQPLDVCIKRTVKNFLHKKWKEQAREMADTACDSDVLLQLVLVWLAEVLGVIGDCPELVQRSFLVASVLPGPDGNMNSPTRNADMQEELIASLEEQLKLSGEQSEEPSASTPRPRSSPEETIEPESLHQLFEGESETESFYGFEEADLDLMEI from the exons ATGGCGGACACCGACCTGTTTATGGAATGTGAGGAGGAGGAGTTGGAGCCATGGCAGAAAATCAGTGATGTCATTGAGGATTCTGTAGTTGAGGACTATAATTCAGTGGATAAAACTACTACAG CTGGCAATTCTTTGGTCCAACAAGGTGGACAGCCACTCATCCTAACCCAGAATCCAGCCCCAGGTCTCGGTACAATGGTTACTCAACCAGTATTGAGGCCTGTGCAGGTCATGCAGAATGCCAACCATGTGACTAGTTCGCCGGTAGCCTCACAGCCAATATTTATCACTACACAG GGATTTCCTGTAAGAAATGTCCGGCCTGTACAAAATGCAATGAATCAGGTTGGGATTGTGTTGAACGTACAGCAAGGCCAAACGGTTAGACCAATTACACTAGTCCCAG CCCCAGGTACCCAGTTTGTTAAGCCGACAGTTGGCGTCCCACAAGTGTTCTCTCAGATGACCCCTGTGAGGCCAGGCTCCACGATGCCTGTGCGGCCCACCACCAACACCTTCACCACCGTCATCCCAGCCACTCTCACCATTCGAAGCACCGTCCCACAGTCCCAGTCCCAGTCGACCAAGTCCACTCCCAGCACTTCCACCACACCCACTGCCACACAGCCGACCTCACTGGGGCACCTTGCTGTCCAGCCCCCAGGCCAATCCAGCCAGACTCAGAACCCCAAACTAG TGACCTCGCCCATCCCAGTGTTTGATCTCCAGGATGGTGGACGGAAGATATGTCCACAGTGTAATGCTCACTTCCGTGTTACTGAAGCTCTGAGAGGTCACATGTGT tactgttgcccagaaatgGTTGAAtaccagaagaaaggaaaatctctGGATTCAGAACCCAGTGTCCCATCAGCAGCAAAGCCCCCATCCCCTGAGAAAACAGCTCCTGTTGCTTCCACTCCCTCTTCTACACCTATTCCTGCTCTGTCACCACCTACCAAAGTACCAGAGCCAAATGAGAATGTGGGTGATGCTGTCCAGACCAAGCTCATTATGCTAGTAGATGACTTCTACTATGGACGGGATGGTGGCACAGTAGCCCAGCTCACAAACTTCCCTAAGGTCGCCACATCTTTCCGATGCCCACATTGTACCAAAAGGCTAAAAAACAACATTCG ATTTATGAACCATATGAAACATCATGTAGAGCTTGATCAGCAGAATGGTGAGGTGGACGGTCATACTATCTGCCAGCACTGCTATCGTCAGTTTTCCACTCCCTTCCAGCTCCAGTGCCACTTGGAAAATGTTCATAGTCCCTATGAATCAACTA CCAAGTGCAAGATCTGTGAGTGGGCATTTGAGAGTGAGCCCCTGTTTCTCCAGCATATGAAGGATACTCACAAGCCTGGAGAGATGCCTTATGTTTGCCAG GTGTGTCAGTACCGCTCCTCACTCTACTCTGAGGTAGACGTCCACTTCCGGATGATCCATGAGGATACTCGGCACCTGCTCTGCCCTTATTGCTTGAAGGTCTTCAAAAATGGCAGTGCGTTCCAACAGCATTACATGAGGCACCAG aagAGGAATGTTTATCACTGCAACAAATGCCGGCTGCAGTTTCTCTTTGCCAAGGACAAAATTGAACACAAGCTGCAGCACCATAAAACCTTCCGTAAACCCAAGCAGCTGGAAGGTTTGAAACCAGGCACCAAG GTGACAATCCGGGCTTCCCGAGGGCAGCCACGAACTGCTCCTGTACCCTCCAGTGATGGACCTCCTGGCAGCTTGCAGGAAGCAGCACCACTGGCCTCCTCAGCAGACCCTCTGCCCGTCTTCCTTTACCCCCCTGTGCAGCGCAACGTCCAGAAGAGAGCTGTTAGGAAAAT GAGTGTCATGGGCCGGCAGACGTGTCTGGAGTGCAGCTTTGAGATCCCAGACTTCCCCAATCATTTCCCTACTTACGTTCATTGCTCTCTGTGTCGCTATAGTACCTGCTGTTCTCGAGCTTACGCCAACCATATGATCAA CAATCATGTTCCACGGAAGAGCCCCAAGTATTTGGCTTTGTTTAAAAATTCTGTGAG TGGAAGCAAGCTGGCCTGCACTTCATGTACCTTTGTTACCTCTGTGGGAGATGCCATGGCTAAGCATTTGGTATTCAACCCTTCTCATAGATCCAGTAGCATCCTGCCACGGG GACTCACTTGGATATCTCACTCAAG GCATGGCCAGACTCGTGACCGAGCGCACGACCGGAACTTGAAAAACTTgtaccctcctccttccttctcctctaaTAAAGCTGCCACTGTGAAGTCTGCTGGAGTCACCCCAGCTGAGCCTGAAGAGCTGCCAGCTCCCGTGGCCCAGGCACTCCCGTCACCGGCCTCAACTGcaaccccaccacccacccccacgcATCTCCAGACTTTAGCCCTTCCACCCTTGGCTGCAGAGGAGGCCGAATGTCTGAATGTTGATGACCAGGATGAAGGGAGCCCAGTCACCCAGGAGCCTGAGCCAGCATCAGGGGGTGGTAGTAGCAGTGGGATTGGCAAGAAAGAGCAGCTTTCTGTGAAGAAGCTTCGAGTGGTCCTGTTTGCCCTATGCTGCAACACAGAACAGGCAGCTGAACACTTCCGAAACCCCCAGCGACGCATCCGGCGTTGGCTTCGGCGCTTCCAGGCCTCTCAGGGGGAGAGTCTAGAGGGCAAGTATCTGAGCTTAGAGGCAGAAGAGAAACTGGCTGAGTGGGTGCTGACCCAGCGAGAGCAACAGCTACCTGTAAATGAGGAGACCTTGTTCCAGAAAGCCACCAAAATAGGACGTTCCTTGGAGGGGGGATTTAAGATCTCATACGAGTGGGCTGTGCGTTTCATGCTACGGCACCACCTGACTCCCCACGCACGGCGCGCTGTGGCCCACACTCTACCTAAGGATGTGGCAGAGAATGCAGGactcttcattgaatttgtaCAACGGCAAATTCACAACCAGGACTTGTCCTTGTCTATGATTGTGGCTATTGATGAGGTCTCCTTGTTCCTTGATACGGAGGTACTGAGCAGTGAAGACCGAAAGGAGAATGCTCTGCAGACAGTGGGCACAGGGGAGCCTTGGTGTGACGTGGTGCTGGCCATTCTGGCAGATGGCACTGTCCTCCCTACCCTGGTTTTCTACCGAGGACAGGTGGATCAGCCTGCTAACGTGCCAGACTCTATCTTGCTAGAGGCGAAGGAGAGTGGCTACAGTGACGATGAGATCATGGAGCTGTGGTCAACCCGAGTGTGGCAAAAACATACGGCTTGCCAGCGCAGCAAAGGCATGCTGGTGATGGACTGCCACCGCACTCACTTATCAGAAGAGGTGCTGGCCATGCTTAGTGCCTCTAGCACTTTGCCTGCGGTCATCCCCGCAGGCTGCAGCTCCAAAATCCAGCCATTAGATGTATGCATCAAGCGGACTGTCAAGAACTTCCTGCACAAAAAGTGGAAGGAGCAGGCTCGGGAAATGGCAGATACTGCGTGTGATTCTGATGTCCTGCTTCAGCTAGTTCTGGTCTGGCTGGCTGAGGTGCTTGGTGTTATCGGGGACTGTCCAGAGCTAGTTCAgcggtccttcctggtggctagCGTTCTGCCTGGCCCTGATGGCAACATGAACTCACCCACACGAAACGCTGACATGCAGGAGGAGCTAATTGCCTCCCTAGAGGAGCAGCTAAAGCTGAGTGGGGAACAGTCCGAGGAACCCTCAGCTTCCACTCCTCGACCCAGGTCATCTCCTGAAGAGACAATTGAGCCTGAAAGCCTTCACCAGCTCTTTGAGGGTGAAAGCGAGACCGAGTCTTTCTATGGCTTTGAAGAAGCTGACCTAGATCTGATGGAGATTTGA